The Vanacampus margaritifer isolate UIUO_Vmar chromosome 16, RoL_Vmar_1.0, whole genome shotgun sequence genome includes the window TGGTGATGGCTACTTCTCGTTGACAAAGGCTACTTACGGCATACGTCAGCCAGGATGATTGGCCTATTCTTTAAGTATTAATATGATGCATAATATTAATAAGATCATCAATGTTATGTGTCTTTTTTTCGCAGTAGagtcctgagttttgattttgaggTCTGTTCaacaaatgttctcaaaattacTGAACGGTGgagcttgtttttctttctttcttaatttAGCTTAGCTAAAAGACCATACAACCCATTCAGAACTACTAAATTTAAACtgaaatttacatttgtgtttgaaattggCCGGTGTTCCTAgacaagaaaataaagtttgctGCTAGGCACATTAATTTAAGAAATATAAACAATTGATTATATCAAAAAGGctaaccaattatttatttgttgtattgtcatattcttattttttaataaaacccttgtttcaggTCTCTGGGattaatgtgcaaaaaaaaattgctactaaaaattaaaaagttgttcctcaaacaaagtTATTGATTAGTAAAACTGGTATCATAAAATTTAAGTATCTGACTATATATTGGACTGGGTGAATTTAGAACTTCCTTGAGCCGTCGTCGTCTGTAGTAGCGGTGTTGGGGTatgatcctaggagctatgtaGTCAGTGAGCTTTATGGTAGGGTATCCCAGGGACAGGGCTAATAGCTGAATGGTGAGACCAGAAAAAGCACAGCTGAGATtcattttgataaaaaatactattggaccacattttttgttctttttttccacagctCACTGGGATGAGCAATTCCACCACAAGATGGTTGACAACCGTGGATTCATGGTCTCGCATAGCTACACTGTCTCGATAGAGATGATGCACCGCACAGGTAGGTTGTCCAGTGGTGTAGGATTACACGGCATTGTATAAAATTTCTGAAATATTGGTAACCTTATTATCTACAAGGGTAAATACTACATAGTAAATTCTGTATAAATTttactatttagagtgggaccaaatagagacagttttagaataatatttacacttgaaagagagtaaaataaagaattgaaaataaataaataaataaataaactcactcaagggttgaggaatgaactcatgaccttcagcttgggagacagctgaCCTATTCATTGAGCCACGCAGTTCCTGCTATGATAGCATATCTCTTGTCAGTTGGACTCTTCGTAACTCCAACAGCCCAAAACCATTTTTGGGCTCTTGGTCTTTTCTTGGATATacgcaaacagtaggagggacATAGCTCAGGTAGTAGTGTGGCAGTCTACTAAGCTGAAGGTCATCAATTCGTTTTTCAACCATTGAatgattttctcttttttttttctccaatactttactttactgacttccaagtgtaaatattactctaaaactgagtctctTTGGTACCACTCTAAATGGAgtcaaatttgctcaaatttacGTGACAGAATTTGTGCTGAAAAGTGCTTGATCTGTTGATCATTTTGTTGATTAAACAATGAATCATATTTTAAAGAGAGGTATTGATTTCCATTTAACTAATGTTccccccagccattttcactaaagcaacccccttcgctcccggctgttttactggattttctggcccacagattattgtgttctattgctataaaaacatggaacctaccgacagaaagattagagtctcttctttcattttcattttcaaaaatatatttgtacctgtttcctttttgcagcaattagcattagaatataggtttaatcattattcacaaacactgggcaaaagagcttttttgcaacatggctctgtttgatctcttatactctgctgccacctgctggtcgttttttgtaatgactaccattgctttaagcaatctcttcaggtcagaggctgcatcgaagcctaaaaaaaacattaaaaaacgtataaatacgtttttgagaccgtggcaatatttaaaatagagtgTTTTtgtacgttttggggagcaaatgagttaatagaaatTGATAGTACAGAAAATGACAGAGGTTGGCACTTCCATTGTTACGTCGGCCCGTCATTGACAGATACCCACCTTTCGgcgagttttgttttgtctcttaTCTGTTATACAACTATCTGTCGCTTGTCTTGTCCAGGAGTTAGTAACTCAATGGGACttttcctggttaaataaaggttaaatgaaaaacaatgaaaatgagtGCTTCCGAATTTTCGGCATTTTCTTTATAACGCGAAGTCTCTGATGAATTCACGGACTGTGCACCATCGGAAGCAGGTTTACGTCCATCGATCCGGGTCAGTACAGACGATCAttctcagtctgtgtattttttcaaggctCCACATCATAATTTACTCTCCGATAATGTGGCCATCCGTCAATGACTGAGAGAATGAGGTGCCCACCTCACTTAGCAAATATTATCCAATCAGAGGCACCAGAGGCAGGTGCTATATAGAGGATAATATTTATACCATACTGATTTACTTTATTAGGTTTTTATGACTTCTATGATGACACAACCAACAAGTTGTCCATCCTGAACATGCCACTGGCTCATAAGAAGTCTAGTGTGGTGTTCATCATGCCGCATCAAGTGGAAAGTCTGGACAGAGTGGAGAAGATGTTGAACAAGAAGCAACTGGAGACATGGCTGAGTAAGGTGCAGCAAACAGCAGTGGCTTTGTCTATGCCCAAAGTCAGCATGGAAGTCAGCCACAAATTGCAGGTAATTGTCAACCTAAAAACTTAGATTGAAATATTTTATAGTTTATGCTGCCtaatctatccattcatccttAGAAACACCTTGAGAAGTTGGGCCTGACAGACGCAGTGAACAAATCCAAAGCGGACCTGTCTAACATATCTGGGAAAAAGGACCTCTACCTGTCTACTGTCTACCATGCAGCAACCATTGAGCTGTCCACGGAAGGAAATGAGATGGACACTACCATCTTTAGCTCTGACAAGCTGAAGTCCCCCAAACTGTTCTATGTAGACCATCCTTTCATCTTCTTGGTGAAGGACCAGAAGACGAACTCCATCCTGTTCATTGGCAGGATGGTCAGGCCAAAGGGTGAAAAGATGAGAGATGAATTATAACTACTAATTGACTTGtctatatttgtgtgtgtgcacatgttTGCGTgtgggagagagaaagagagaatatGCAAATATGTTAGTTAGTGAGAGAGAGAATATGTTAGTTTTAAAGGAATACAAGGGCATTTTCAACAGaaagaagatattttgtctatgattactaggggtgtgccaagaAATCGATTTTTATAAGAATCGCGAtcctcatttagtacgattcggaatcgattttaaatgtcaaaaaaatcgattttatttaaattgcacTTGTCTTGCCCTTgtatgtgtgtgcctttattttacACTATtgggccacttaggggcagtgtgtttCCATGAGTTCTGATActctgttaagttgtagccacattagagaatagaaggaaaaagtcacaatcaagttatgccaataaaagttttttttcagcgtAGGAAGCTTCTCGgtaaacattcctgaagcgttttgtatgaatagccattcttttgagtggtaaaagtgccgcgagtagcacgcATTAGCAATTCAGACTGGTgcagatcatgacgattctctGTACATTTATAAATTGGAGCAGAAaaaattgtcaatcaaatcattgtgaatcaaaaatcgctctgAACCggaaatcaattctgaatcgaattgcagacccaaaaatcggaatcgaattgtgagacagtcaaagatacCCACTCCTAATAATTActgtgataacgtcattatttttcatgaacaattgaTACcgttaaaaactaattttgccacttgctgtcaactgaagatggcatAACCTGTGCTCCGGAAACAGGTAATAACCAACCAAGGCtaagtttgctgaccaaacccagaaaacaggtgagccattagtggcctatttcctcagcacaggtgatgtcatcttgagtcgacggcaagtggaaaaatgtgtttttaaaggtattaattgtacatgaaaacaaGTTATtgaattaattctggacaaaatattaactttttactgcggaaaatgactcaatgagtcagTTATCCCAttaaagcaggggtgtcaaacatttGGCCTGCGGGCCAGATCAGGTCCGCAAAGGGGTTTTATCCGGCCCGCGAgatgatattttaaaataattttttttagtaatgtcGGCCGAATTAAACAGACAgctaaaatcaaaacatatacatttgtcatttcacaagcaatctTCAGATGAGCAATACAACTTGTACATGGAATTGacttggatgtcattattttacacacaacctaaagttacggtttgttgtaaaaacaaactaaaataaagatcaacataaattaaacataaacatgctgaatatgacacacattcagctactggtaacacaaacacatatgacatgACTTAACGTTCTATAACTTCTTTAACTgcaccacacaatgcattctgggaacaatatatatgcaaaatgaGTAGATATAACATGCCCGGAAGTTAGGCCTGGCCTGCAAATAGTGAAGATATGCGTATAactgacggcaattgtttttaagttataccatgattttactgGTCCAGCCTACTTGGCAATATTTTTCCTTCATGTgccccctgagctaatatgagtttgacacccctgctttaaaTTAAGCACATTGATACCATTCCTCAAAGATCTGAATAGAAATATatgtctttatatatatatatgtctttaTTCGGAGCATCTATGAAGACTATTATTTGGTGTAACATTGTAAAATGACTAATTAGTTGAATCTAATGAATCTGTGTTAGTGTGTCAGCCTAATATGGTTTCTGATGTGGTCATAAATATTGTCGGTTTTACCCAACTATGAAAAGTCCAAGATGACTACTCTTCCTTTTACCACTCTTTTTCACTTTAATTTGGTCAACATTGGTTTGATATGAGCTATCCCTGCTAAATACAATTTGACTTTTGAAACGTTTCTGTTGTTTGTCTTGACTTTTGAttaacatgggaaaaaaaataaccaaaaggTATTGAAAATATTTGGTCCAGGC containing:
- the serpinh1a gene encoding serpin H1a, whose translation is MWLNLVALAFLATATSAATAASADKVLSKHAITLADSSANLAFSLYQDMTKEKNIENILISPVVVASSLGLVALGGKASTASQVKTVLNTAKITDEQLHSGLAELLTELSDTKTRNVTWKISNRLYGPSTVNFVDAFMKSSKKHYNCDQSKINFKDKKSALNAINKWAAKSTDGKVPEVTKDVEQTDGAMIMNAMFFKPHWDEQFHHKMVDNRGFMVSHSYTVSIEMMHRTGFYDFYDDTTNKLSILNMPLAHKKSSVVFIMPHQVESLDRVEKMLNKKQLETWLSKVQQTAVALSMPKVSMEVSHKLQKHLEKLGLTDAVNKSKADLSNISGKKDLYLSTVYHAATIELSTEGNEMDTTIFSSDKLKSPKLFYVDHPFIFLVKDQKTNSILFIGRMVRPKGEKMRDEL